Sequence from the Nocardia brasiliensis genome:
ACCGCCACCATGTGGCAGGTCGCGCAGCACAGCTACGACTACTCGTTCGAGCTGGCACCCGGTCAGTCGGCAACCACCCAACTGGTCTTCGACATCCCGGCCGAATCCACCCCGGCCCACCTGGAACTACACGACTTCGTCCTCTCCAACGGCGTCGCCGTCCAACTGCCCTGACCTGAACGACCTCTTCCGCCGTGCGAGCACGTTCGGTCCGCGTTAGTCGGGTTGGGCGCGGTCAGCAGGAGTTCAGGCGACCCGTAGGTTGTCCGCGAAGACGGCGTGCACCGCGTTGCGGCCGATCTCGAGCGCCTTCGCGAGCAGGCCGACGTCGCGGGCGGCGCTGTCCACGTCGGGGGAGCCGAGGGGTGGATGGATCTGCAGGACGGCCTCGCCGCGGTCGGCGAGTGCCCGGTCCTCGATCGCCTGCTGGTGCGGACGCTGGATCCAGGCGCGGTAGGCGCCGGGGGCGACGGCGCGCAGATAGCCGCCGCCGACCACCCGGTGCAGCAGCGAGGCGGGCGGGCGATGCTCGTCGACCCGGCGGGTGCGCAACACCAGCGCGTGCGTGGCACCGGCGCGCACCGCGGTGCGGATCGGGACGGTTTCGGTGAGACCTCCGTCGAAATACTGTGCGCCGCCAAGCCGTATCGGCGGACCGGCCAGCAGGGGTAGTCCGGCGGACGCGCGGATCGCGGCCATCAGGGTGTGCTTGTCGACGATGTGCGGGTGCAGGTCCACCGCCTGTCCGGTCTGGATGTCGGTGGCGATGGGGTGAAAAGTCGTGGGGTTGGCCAGAATTGCCGGAAAATCCATGGGCTCGATGCCGTCGTAGACCTGATGCACCAGGTAGCGCAGGTCGAAAGCCGGTCTGCCGCGCAGCATCCGAGCCGGATCGATGGCGCGGCGCATGATGTCCGGGTCGGTCCAGGAGCGCATGCCCGCCACGGCGCGCCCGCAGAGCAGCCACGCGGCGTTGATCGCGCCGGCCGAGGTGCCGTAGACCGCGTCGAAGACCGCGGCGAGGCCGAGCTCCTCCAGCGCGGACACCATGCCGCTGGAGTAGACGCCGCGGCTGCCGCCGCCCTCGATGACGAGCACCAGCCGATTGCCGTCGGCGCGGCTCCCCGCGGCGCGACGGGCGCGGATCAGCTCGGCGACGACGGAGACGCTCGTACTGGTCACCGGACCACGATACGACAGAGCGGGCGCGGGCGGCATGGCCCAGCGCCCGCTCGAAGCGGTGTTCGCCGTTCGTTTACGCGAGCACCACTCGTGCTCGCCCAGTGTTCGGAACGGTTTACTTGATCTCGGCGAGAACGGTGCCCTGGGTGATCGCGGCGCCTGCCTCGACCGCAAGACCGGTGACCACGCCCGCCTTGTGCGCGTTGACCGGGTTCTCCATCTTCATGGCCTCGAGCACCACGATCAGGTCACCCGCCTCGACGGTCTGGCCCTCTTCGACGGCGACCTTCACCACGGTGCCCTGCATGGGCGCGGTGACCGCGTCACCGGAGGCCGCGCCGCCGCCCGCGCCACCACGCTTGCGCGGCTTCGGCTTCTTGCGCACGACGCCGTTGCCCGCGGCGGTCCCGCCGCCACCGAGGCTGAACTGACCGGGCAGCGACACCTCGACGCGACGACCGCCGACCTCGACGACCACCTTCTGCCGGGGCAGGCTCTCGTCCTCCTCGGCCGGGGCGCCCGCGGTGTACGGCTCGACGGTGTTGGTCCACTCGGTTTCGATCCACTTGGTGTAGACGTCGAACTTCTCGCCGTCACCGATGAATGCCGGATCGTCGACGATCGCGCGGTGGAACGGGATGACCGTGGCCAGACCCTCGACCTGGTACTCGGCCAGCGCGCGCCGGGCCCGCTCGAGTGCCTGGGTGCGGTTCTCGCCGGTGACGATCAGCTTGGCCAGCATCGAGTCGAACTGTCCGCCGATCACGCTGCCCTCGACCACGCCGGAGTCCACGCGCACGCCGGGGCCGGTGGGCTCGCGGTACACCGAGACCGGGCCGGGGGCGGGCAGGAAGCCGCGACCGG
This genomic interval carries:
- a CDS encoding patatin-like phospholipase family protein, which encodes MTSTSVSVVAELIRARRAAGSRADGNRLVLVIEGGGSRGVYSSGMVSALEELGLAAVFDAVYGTSAGAINAAWLLCGRAVAGMRSWTDPDIMRRAIDPARMLRGRPAFDLRYLVHQVYDGIEPMDFPAILANPTTFHPIATDIQTGQAVDLHPHIVDKHTLMAAIRASAGLPLLAGPPIRLGGAQYFDGGLTETVPIRTAVRAGATHALVLRTRRVDEHRPPASLLHRVVGGGYLRAVAPGAYRAWIQRPHQQAIEDRALADRGEAVLQIHPPLGSPDVDSAARDVGLLAKALEIGRNAVHAVFADNLRVA